In the Pseudobacteriovorax antillogorgiicola genome, CTGTCAACTGTGCGGCTCTACCTCCGACCCTTCTTGAAAGTGAGCTTTTTGGCTTTGAAAAAGGCTCGTTCACCGGGGCTAATCAGCAACACCAAGGTAAGTTTGAGCAAGCTACTGGCGGCACTTTGCTTCTAGATGAAGTCACTGAAACGGACCAAAATCTACAGGCAAAATTACTAAGAGCCTTACAAGAGTCTGAAATCGAGCGAATTGGTGGCAGTGGGCCGATCAAGATAGATACTCGCATCATAGCTACGACGAACCGTGACATCGCTAAAACTGTCACTGAAGGACGTTTCCGACAAGATCTGTTCTATCGCCTGTACGTAATTCATTTGGAAATCCCACCTTTGCGGGAACGAAAGAAGGATATCGAAGTGCTAACTCGTCACTTCCTAAAATCGTTCAGTGTTCAATTCAAGGGACAGGCAGCTTCAATCACGGCTGATGCTATGCAAAAGCTAGTCAAGTACCCTTGGCCAGGCAACGTTCGCGAGCTACAGAATGTGATTCAGCGAGCGGTTCTTATGAGCAATAGCAACACCATCACCGCTGATGAATTCGTCCTAGAGCCGAAAAAAGCCGACAATAATCTCGAATGGGTCAAACACCTTCCTATTGGAAGAAAAATGCGGGAAGTGGAAACCCAATTCATTATCGAAACTCTAAAAAATCACAACGGCAATCGAACTCATTCCGCAAAAACTCTTGGGATCAGCTTGCGAACGCTTCGCAATAAGATCAATGAGTTCACCATCGAAGGCTACGAAGTTCCTCAACCAACTTCAGGAAAGCCCCTATGAGTCAGTTAGCAGGAGTTTTTAACTTTTCAGACGCCATTAAAATGGAGGCCCTGAATCAGAGGCTAACTCGGCAGCATGTGCTGACAAGCAACATTGCCAACAGCGAAACCCCTGGTTATCGGGCTCTGGGATTTGATTTTGAAAAGCAACTGCAAGCTATTGCTGATGGGGGTGACCCCTTCCCCATGAAGGCAAGTAGCTCAAAGCACTTTATGAATGGTCATACTGAAGCTGACGGCACGATCTATCCTGATGTCTTTGTTCGTCCCACCGAAAGTGTCGGTCAAGACGGGAACACTGTGGACATTGATGATGAGATGTCGAAGCTATCTAAGAACCAGATTCTCTATCGTGCAACAGTAGAACTTGTCAATCGCAAGATTGGAACACTGAAATATGCAATCAGTGCAGGAGGACGTTAATGAGTTTTTTTAAAGCGATGAATATCAGTTCGGCCGGTTTATCTGCCCAAAGGCTTCGGATGAACATCTTAAGTGCCAATCTCGCCAATGCCAACACCACACGCACCCCAGAAGGAGGACCCTATAAGCGTCAAGACGCTGTCTTCTCAGCGACTCCCGTCAGTGATACGCCATTTGCTGATTTTCTTGATGAAGACTGGGGTACTCAACTCAAGAAAGTCAAAGTTGTTGATATTCATGAAGACACAAAATCCCCGAGAAAGGTTCACGACCCGAGTCATCCCGATGCCGATGCTGACGGCTTCGTCGAAATGCCCAATATCCAGGTTATGTCCGAAATGGTGAATATGATTACTGCGACCCGATCTTTCGAGTCCAATACCACAGCTATGAACGCAGCGAAAACTATGGCTACTAAAGCCCTAGAGATCGGTCGCTAGGAGATCTCACAATGATGACCATTAACTCGAGAAGTTCATCTCGATTCGGTGAACAACTCCTTGCTGAATTACGGGAATTTCAATCGATCAATCGAGAAAAGGCAGCTGGCAATGTAGAAGCTAAACCCAAAGGACCGACTTTTATCGAGCACTTAGAGAACAGTGTCACCCAAGTCAATAAAGATCAGAAATTTGCCGATAAAGCAGCTACGGATCTCGCCACTGGCAAGAGCCAGAATATCCATGAAACCATGTTAGCGGTTACACAAGCAGAGCTAACATTCAACATGGCAGTTCAGGTTCGGAATAAAGCGCTCGAAGCGTATCAAGAAGTGATGAGAATGCCTGTTTAATTTCCGGAGTGAACCTTGGGTAACTTTACAGAATACCTGTCTAAACTCAGAGAGCAGCTATTTAAGTTCTGGACCTCTCTGAACACGTGGCAAAAAGCTGGTGTTGCTGCCACCATACTTTTGATTATCGGCGGGATCATGACGATCGTGCTCAATCAGGAGGAACGACAGATGTCTTACCTCTATGAGAACCTGGAGCAAGACGATGTGCAAGCTATCGCCCAAGAGCTAAAAAACCAGCAAGTTCAGGACTATGTAATTGATGACAAAGGGATTCTTGTGGCCAGTGACCAAGTCTTGCCATTGCGCCTCAAACTCGCTCAGGAAGGCCTCCCCGCCCATGGACACATCGGCTGGGAAAAATTTGATAAGCAAGACTTCACCAAAACCGAATTTGAGCAAAATGTTAACAAATTGAGAGCTATTCAAGGCGAGCTCTCACGAACAATCAAATCTATTAACGGTATAATCGGTGCTCGCGTCCACATAGTGATGCCCGAGAAGTCACTTTTCAAAGAAGATGAAAAGGAACCAACAGCAGCCGTATACGTAAAAACCTATCGCAACACATCACTATCGGAAAGACAAATCAAGGGAATCACACACCTAGTATCCCGATCGGTTGAGGGGCTTCGTCCCGAAAAAGTCACAATCGTCAATCAAGATGGCAAAATGCTAACTAAAGTTGAGATAGACGACCCCACCACAAAACTCACTAATGAAATGCTGGCTTACCGGCGCACAATCGAAAAAGAGCTGGCAGCAAAAGTAAAGGCTCTCGTTGGACGTATCGTCGGAGCCGATCGCGTTGAAGCCAAGATCGATGTGGAAGTTGACTTCACCCGTGAAGAGCAGACAATATCTGATATCGATCCAGATCGGGTTGTCGTCCTATCTTCCAATACCACCAATCAAGAAATGAAGGGTAGCGGTTTAAATCCTACTGGCATTCCGGGAGCAAAATCCAATGTTCCCGGAGAACAGGAAGAACTTGCCATCAATTCCAATAGCAATCAAAGCACGCGGAATACAGAGAGACTCAACTATGAAATCGCAAAGCAGCATCGCCACCGCATTCTGCCTGTGGGGACAATCAAGCGAATTTCAGCAGCTGTAATTGTTGATGGCACCCAAGTCTACCCCGCCGATGGAACAGCTCCAGAATTTGAAGCACGAACTCCTGAAGAGATGAAAAAAATCGAAGATCTAGTCAAATCCGCTATCGGATTCAAGCAAAACCGAGACGAGGTAACCGTTCACAACGTCCTCTTCGAACTGGCTCCTATGCAGGTTGAGGCGTTACGTGAAAAGAAGAAAGAGAATCGAAAATATATTTCTACACTGGTGCTTTCCAGTGTCATAGCCCTTGCTCTGGTGTTCTTCTTCGCCTTCATCGTTCGACCCTACTTTCGCTGGCTATCCTATGACCCTGAGCGCAAGCAAAAAGAAGCCATCGTCGAAGAATTCAAGCCCGATTTGGAGATGGGCGGAATGTCTAATGTCCAGGTTAAGGAAGATGTTCCCTTCGAAAAGCTTAGTCCACAGGAGCAGATTCTATATCTTGCGAAGAACGAACCAGCGAGAACAACAGAGGCTATTCGCATTCTTCTTAACCCACATCAGTCAAATCGATAGAAGGGACCTATGGAAGAGTCACACGTCAGGCTGCGAAAGGGCCGCTTCATAAAAAAAGATGATCCCATCTGTGAAGCACTTTCGATCACGAATTTCAATCTGATGGAAATCTGCGAAACACACATAACATACGCAGATAACGTAGACGCAAATATCATTCACACAAAACTTCACCTTGACGAAGACCTTGATGTTGGAGTGAAGGTACCAAGGGAGATCGAGTCCATATTTGAGCCGGCGGAGTATCGCCCTGTGATCAAGCCACTCGATTTTACCCAAGAATGGATCAAACAACGAAAACGCATGCACAGTCGATCAGCCCGATTGGATGAAGAGGATGAGATCGACTTAGAAATGGAGAATATTGCTCGTAAACTCCGCAAAAAATTTAGCAAGCAACTGAAAAAGCAGGAAGCTGCTTCCGAGGAGCAGGAAGTTAAGAAGATTGGCGACGAACTTTCCTTTGAAGAAACAATCGATGAAAATCCAGTCGTAAAAGGGGACTCATCCCCGCGTAAGAAAGCTGGCCTGTCGCTCCCAAATATGAAAAAAAAGATGGCTGAAGAAGGTCTTCCCCCTTTGAACCCCGACGAAACTTTCGCCGGGGTTCCTACTTCAGCATCGCAACAGATTTCAGATGACGAACCTCTTGCTGCTGACCCCAGTTCTACATCTTTCAAAGAGGTTGGAGAGGCCATCAATCAGATAGCTCCTGAGATCCCCGCTATGCCTTCGTTGCCACGAGATCCACATATTAGCGATGAGGAGGGTTTTGTTCCTATGTCACCAGCCGTATCATCCCCTCCCCCAATGCCTCAGGAGGATAAGGAAGAAGCCATTGAGAAAGCCAAGTCCAAAGGTTATGAAGATGGATACAAGATTGGTGAAGAAAAAGCCATGATCGTGATTCAAGAAAAAGTAAATCAAATTCTGGATGAATTTAGCAAAATGATTCATGAGTTTGAAGGCATGAAGTCGAATATCCTCGTTAGCGCTCAAGAAAACTTTCAAACGATTTGTCAGTCAATGATGGAGTCACTGCTCCAGCGGGAGTTTCAAATGAACCCTAAGTCTTTTGAAACCATTATTGAGCGAGCCATCGCAGAAGCAGTACCCGATGACGAGTTCAAGGTTTTGGTCAGCCAAGACACTTATGACCGTGTGAAAGACGATGTCAGCGATTCCTTGAAAGGCCGTCTCAAGGTGGATCAAGGTATGAAAGAAGGCAATTTCAAAATCGAATCAAAACTCTCTGTTGTTGATGGCAATATCAGCCAAATTATAGAAGACCTTTTAGATCAAGCCGATATTGAACTATTTGATAAGCATTCTGATGATAAAGTAGGCTAAGCATATATGTCTCAACCCATCCATACAAAATCTTTTAACAGCCGTGAGCTGAAATCGGCGTTTCGGAAAATCAACTGGTCTTATCAGGGTCAGGTTTGCGAAATCGTTGGTACCATCGTTGAAGCGATTCTACCCAACAGCCAGCTAGGGACAATCGTTGAAATTTCGTCCCAAAATGGGCGTTCAATTTTAGCGGAGGTTGTTGGCTTTCGTAAGGATCGAGTTCTGCTGCTTCCCTATACTCACCTTACGGGAATAGCCCCTGGCGCCAGGATTCAACCCCTAAAATCATTTACCCACGTACCAGTGGGGCAGCATCTTCTTGGCCAAGTTCTGGATGCGTTTATGAATCCCCTCACCCCGGAAGAAGAGCATCCTCAGAACCGACAGATTAGTTACTACGACATCGATAAAGAATGCCCAAACCCCCTTGAAAGAAAAAGGATCGAAGAGCCATTGGGCTTAGGAGTAAGAGCCATCGATGGGCTGCTAACTTTTGGCCAGGGTCAAAGGATCGGTATCATGGCTGGTTCAGGGGTTGGCAAAAGCGTTCTCATGGGCATGATAGCCAAGGATAGTGATGCCGATGTGAACGTTATCGCCCTCATTGGAGAA is a window encoding:
- a CDS encoding sigma-54 interaction domain-containing protein is translated as MNRVDPGNNAIAHPPSGDQKPSSDEYLAYVKSKQQEKKSRPSTEFIFADEKMMKIREVIHQIANANVPVLISGESGTGKEIVARMIHACSKRKEQSFVAVNCAALPPTLLESELFGFEKGSFTGANQQHQGKFEQATGGTLLLDEVTETDQNLQAKLLRALQESEIERIGGSGPIKIDTRIIATTNRDIAKTVTEGRFRQDLFYRLYVIHLEIPPLRERKKDIEVLTRHFLKSFSVQFKGQAASITADAMQKLVKYPWPGNVRELQNVIQRAVLMSNSNTITADEFVLEPKKADNNLEWVKHLPIGRKMREVETQFIIETLKNHNGNRTHSAKTLGISLRTLRNKINEFTIEGYEVPQPTSGKPL
- the flgB gene encoding flagellar basal body rod protein FlgB: MSQLAGVFNFSDAIKMEALNQRLTRQHVLTSNIANSETPGYRALGFDFEKQLQAIADGGDPFPMKASSSKHFMNGHTEADGTIYPDVFVRPTESVGQDGNTVDIDDEMSKLSKNQILYRATVELVNRKIGTLKYAISAGGR
- the flgC gene encoding flagellar basal body rod protein FlgC, which gives rise to MSFFKAMNISSAGLSAQRLRMNILSANLANANTTRTPEGGPYKRQDAVFSATPVSDTPFADFLDEDWGTQLKKVKVVDIHEDTKSPRKVHDPSHPDADADGFVEMPNIQVMSEMVNMITATRSFESNTTAMNAAKTMATKALEIGR
- the fliE gene encoding flagellar hook-basal body complex protein FliE, producing MMTINSRSSSRFGEQLLAELREFQSINREKAAGNVEAKPKGPTFIEHLENSVTQVNKDQKFADKAATDLATGKSQNIHETMLAVTQAELTFNMAVQVRNKALEAYQEVMRMPV
- the fliF gene encoding flagellar basal-body MS-ring/collar protein FliF, with protein sequence MGNFTEYLSKLREQLFKFWTSLNTWQKAGVAATILLIIGGIMTIVLNQEERQMSYLYENLEQDDVQAIAQELKNQQVQDYVIDDKGILVASDQVLPLRLKLAQEGLPAHGHIGWEKFDKQDFTKTEFEQNVNKLRAIQGELSRTIKSINGIIGARVHIVMPEKSLFKEDEKEPTAAVYVKTYRNTSLSERQIKGITHLVSRSVEGLRPEKVTIVNQDGKMLTKVEIDDPTTKLTNEMLAYRRTIEKELAAKVKALVGRIVGADRVEAKIDVEVDFTREEQTISDIDPDRVVVLSSNTTNQEMKGSGLNPTGIPGAKSNVPGEQEELAINSNSNQSTRNTERLNYEIAKQHRHRILPVGTIKRISAAVIVDGTQVYPADGTAPEFEARTPEEMKKIEDLVKSAIGFKQNRDEVTVHNVLFELAPMQVEALREKKKENRKYISTLVLSSVIALALVFFFAFIVRPYFRWLSYDPERKQKEAIVEEFKPDLEMGGMSNVQVKEDVPFEKLSPQEQILYLAKNEPARTTEAIRILLNPHQSNR
- a CDS encoding FliH/SctL family protein; translation: MEESHVRLRKGRFIKKDDPICEALSITNFNLMEICETHITYADNVDANIIHTKLHLDEDLDVGVKVPREIESIFEPAEYRPVIKPLDFTQEWIKQRKRMHSRSARLDEEDEIDLEMENIARKLRKKFSKQLKKQEAASEEQEVKKIGDELSFEETIDENPVVKGDSSPRKKAGLSLPNMKKKMAEEGLPPLNPDETFAGVPTSASQQISDDEPLAADPSSTSFKEVGEAINQIAPEIPAMPSLPRDPHISDEEGFVPMSPAVSSPPPMPQEDKEEAIEKAKSKGYEDGYKIGEEKAMIVIQEKVNQILDEFSKMIHEFEGMKSNILVSAQENFQTICQSMMESLLQREFQMNPKSFETIIERAIAEAVPDDEFKVLVSQDTYDRVKDDVSDSLKGRLKVDQGMKEGNFKIESKLSVVDGNISQIIEDLLDQADIELFDKHSDDKVG